From the genome of Papaver somniferum cultivar HN1 chromosome 2, ASM357369v1, whole genome shotgun sequence, one region includes:
- the LOC113348021 gene encoding inactive protein kinase SELMODRAFT_444075-like: MNIQQKRGKQKGGCSTSSADVVVSEKVVVAVKESKEIPRTALVWALTHVVQPGDCITLLVVVPAHTSGRKWGFPRFTGDCASGHRRSSAGTSIEHKCDISDTCSQMMLQLHDVYDPNKINVKIKIVSGSPCGAVAAEAKRTQANWVVLDRQLKPEEKRCMEELQCNIVAMKRSHPKVLRLNLVGSPKKNLEGAGLVPSELVDSPEGHPENKDGTLKTIRGPVVTPSSSPELGTPFTATEVGTSSVSSSDPGTSPFFISEVNGDLKKEESSVSQEHRHGDETSSDTDSENSSHPSTSFGFQPWMTEMLSSNRQTSKQLEENSHRLRDKTQTSTAKALLEKFSKLDREAGIESMNYRSDNDYNGNVREAVSLARNAPLGPPPLCSICQHKGPVFGKPPRWFSYAELELATGGFSQANFLAEGGFGSVHRGVLPDGQSVAVKQHKLASSQGDQEFCSEVEVLSCAQHRNVVMLIGFCVEEKRRLLVYEYICNGSLDSHLYGRNRNPLEWSARQKIAVGAARGLRYLHEECRVGCIVHRDMRPNNILITHDFEPLVGDFGLARWQPDGDLGVETRVIGTFGYLAPEYAQSGQITEKADVYSFGVVLVELVTGRKAVDINRPKGQQCLTEWARPLLEDYAVDELVDPRLANRYSEQEVYCMLHAASLCIRRDPHARPRMSQVLRILEGDMLMDSNFCSTPGYDAGNRSGRLCPEQQQQQQQQQQHYSGPLSNEASSEGLSGKFSYEALKMAYWERENARRRGSCDEDL; this comes from the exons ATGAATATTCAACAGAAAAGAGGGAAACAAAAGGGGGGGtgttctacttcttctgctgatgtTGTTGTTAGTGAGAAAGTTGTAGTTGCAGTTAAAGAATCTAAAGAAATACCAAGAACTGCACTTGTTTGGGCTTTAACTCATGTTGTTCAACCTGGGGATTGTATTACTCTTTTGGTTGTTGTTCCTGCTCATACTTCAG GTAGAAAATGGGGCTTTCCAAGATTCACTGGTGACTGTGCCAGTGGGCATCGAAGGTCTTCTGCAGGGACCAGTATAGAGCACAAGTGTGATATTTCAGATACATGCTCCCAGATGATGCTTCAGCTGCATGATGTGTATGATCCAAACAAG ATAAATGTCAAGATAAAGATTGTTTCTGGATCACCTTGTGGAGCGGTTGCTGCAGAAGCTAAGAGAACTCAAGCTAACTGGGTCGTACTGGATAG ACAGCTTAAACCTGAGGAGAAACGTTGCATGGAAGAGCTGCAATGTAATATTGTGGCTATGAAACGTTCCCATCCAAAAGTACTTCGCTTAAATTTGGTTGGATCGCCTAAGAAGAACCTTGAAGGAGCTGGCTTAGTTCCTTCTGAGCTAGTGGATTCACCTGAAGGACATCCAGAAAACAAGGATGGTACATTGAAGACCATTCGAGGTCCAGTTGTGACACCGTCCAGTAGTCCTGAACTTGGGACACCATTCACTGCAACTGAAGTTGGAACATCTTCAGTATCAAGTTCAGATCCAGGAACTTCTCCATTTTTCATCTCGGAAGTTAATGGTGACCTGAAGAAAGAGGAGTCATCAGTCTCACAAGAACACCGGCATGGTGATGAAACTAGCTCAGACACTGACAGTGAAAATTCAAGCCATCCCTCGACCAGTTTTGGATTCCAACCATGGATGACAGAAATGCTTAGTTCCAATCGTCAAACATCAAAGCAACTAGAAGAAAATTCGCACAGACTCCGTGATAAAACTCAAACTTCCACTGCCAAAGCCTTGCTGGAGAAATTCTCTAAACTTGACCGTGAAGCGGGAATAGAATCGATGAACTATAGGTCAGATAACGACTACAATGGAAACGTAAGAGAAGCAGTTTCTCTAGCAAGGAATGCACCTCTAGGTCCACCACCTCTTTGCTCAATATGCCAACACAAGGGACCTGTATTTGGGAAACCACCAAGGTGGTTTAGCTATGCTGAGTTGGAACTTGCAACAGGTGGATTTTCGCAAGCAAATTTCTTGGCTGAAGGTGGGTTTGGATCTGTCCACAGGGGAGTCCTACCAGATGGCCAGTCTGTTGCCGTTAAGCAACACAAATTGGCTAGTTCTCAAGGGGATCAAGAGTTTTGTTCAGAAGTTGAGGTTCTAAGTTGTGCACAGCACCGAAATGTTGTCATGCTCATTGGATTCTGCGTAGAGGAGAAAAGAAGGTTGCTGGTTTATGAATATATTTGCAATGGGTCATTGGATTCTCATCTTTACG GACGTAATCGAAATCCATTAGAATGGTCGGCACGGCAAAAAATTGCAGTTGGAGCTGCTCGTGGATTGCGATACCTCCATGAAGAGTGTAGAGTGGGTTGTATCGTCCATCGTGATATGCGTCCCAACAATATACTTATCACACATGATTTTGAACCACTG GTGGGAGATTTTGGCCTTGCAAGGTGGCAGCCAGATGGAGACCTGGGAGTAGAAACCAGAGTAATTGGAACATTTGG GTACCTGGCTCCAGAATATGCACAAAGTGGTCAAATTACCGAAAAAGCTGATGTATACTCTTTCGGAGTGGTTTTAGTAGAGCTTGTTACAGGACGCAAAGCTGTTGACATCAACCGGCCTAAGGGTCAGCAATGCCTTACTGAATGG GCACGCCCTTTGCTAGAAGACTATGCTGTTGATGAATTGGTGGACCCACGGTTGGCCAACCGTTATTCAGAACAAGAGGTTTATTGCATGCTGCATGCTGCGTCGCTGTGCATTCGCCGTGATCCCCATGCAAGGCCTCGCATGTCTCAG GTGCTACGAATTTTGGAGGGTGACATGTTGATGGACTCAAATTTCTGTTCGACACCTGGATACGATGCTGGAAACAGGAGTGGGAGACTTTGTCcagagcaacaacagcagcagcagcagcaacaacaacattatAGTGGTCCGCTTTCAAATGAGGCATCATCAGAGGGATTAAGCGGGAAATTCTCCTACGAGGCGCTGAAAATGGCTTATTGGGAAAgagagaatgcaagaagaagGGGTTCTTGTGACGAAGATCTATGA